Proteins from one Planctomyces sp. SH-PL62 genomic window:
- a CDS encoding biotin/lipoyl-containing protein: MNETLWPTAGRKDKLEDEVSVKPESARGRLCDSRPTILKFDVTGFAMRLAAVILPELGTDPDMPIIVSHWYAGRGDDVWEGDRLVEISAGPLTFDVAAPATGRLVEIRGREDDLVKPGSILGYVAPIEEQDGGGDESDRNGGTGGQGDVTR, from the coding sequence GTGAACGAAACGCTCTGGCCAACCGCCGGGCGCAAAGATAAGCTAGAGGATGAAGTGAGCGTGAAGCCCGAATCCGCGAGGGGAAGGCTTTGCGACTCGAGGCCGACGATATTAAAATTCGACGTGACGGGGTTCGCCATGCGTTTGGCGGCAGTGATCCTGCCCGAGCTGGGGACCGATCCGGACATGCCGATCATCGTCAGCCACTGGTACGCCGGACGTGGGGACGACGTGTGGGAGGGGGACCGGCTGGTCGAGATTTCGGCCGGCCCGCTGACCTTCGACGTGGCCGCGCCCGCGACCGGGCGCCTCGTGGAGATTCGCGGCCGAGAGGACGACCTGGTGAAACCAGGCTCGATCCTCGGCTACGTCGCTCCGATTGAGGAGCAGGACGGTGGCGGCGACGAATCGGACCGTAACGGGGGGACCGGCGGTCAGGGCGATGTCACGCGCTAG
- a CDS encoding NUDIX domain-containing protein yields the protein MTTFHERSAGVIPYHRDGDGNYTFLVLHSATVRNPRAKWEFPKGGVEAGETPRQAAGREFQEETSLPEWSFRDGFERSLSYTYIRRGRKVVKTVTYYVVEVREPILPTRSEEHVADPHGHWFHWGSLEAINRLLYHTKIRQAFAEAEAWLQEVDQPAESPAVEPAPPPS from the coding sequence ATGACCACGTTTCACGAACGATCCGCTGGAGTCATCCCTTACCATCGCGATGGAGATGGGAACTATACGTTCCTGGTCCTCCATTCGGCGACGGTGCGGAATCCCCGCGCCAAGTGGGAATTCCCCAAGGGGGGGGTCGAGGCCGGCGAGACGCCCCGGCAGGCCGCCGGTCGGGAATTCCAGGAAGAGACCAGCCTCCCCGAATGGAGCTTCCGAGACGGCTTCGAGCGGAGCCTGTCGTATACGTACATCCGTCGCGGCCGCAAAGTCGTGAAGACGGTCACGTACTACGTCGTGGAAGTCCGCGAGCCCATCCTCCCCACCCGTTCGGAAGAGCATGTGGCGGACCCCCACGGCCACTGGTTCCACTGGGGGAGCCTGGAAGCGATCAACCGCCTGCTCTACCACACGAAGATTCGCCAGGCCTTCGCCGAGGCCGAAGCCTGGCTTCAGGAGGTCGACCAGCCTGCGGAATCCCCTGCGGTCGAACCGGCCCCGCCCCCTTCCTGA